Genomic window (Subtercola endophyticus):
GGGCAATTACAGAGCCGCTCGGCGGTGTACCCAAGACCCAGAGAACGATGGCATGCGTCAGAACCACCATCATGCCAACGCCTGCAAGAGAAATAATGACCTGCGAAACGCGACTGCCTAGCTTCGGTATCCACGTTTCGCCCAGCAAGACCAGCGCGATACTGATGGCGACAGCAACGAGCACGCTAAGGACAGGCGTTCCGAAGTTCGCCTGTTTCATATCCAACGGTCTGGAGACACCGGAGGCAATCAGGGCAGCGCTCGCGGCCAGCAGCGCGACCGCAGTGACCGTCGGCCGCGAGAACTGCGTTCTAGACTTTCGGAAGGCAGTGCCGAGCAAGACGAAGATCAATGCAGAGACCGCGACACCACCTGAGAGAGGTACAGCGGCGACGAGATGCGGCTCGATGTACGCCAGTGCCAGCAGCGCGAGTGCGATGACCCAGGCGCACCAGTTCGGAAGTCGCTCGATCAGCCGATAAACGAAGGCGACGATAAAGAGGGCGCTGACGAACCAGAACGCCGAAAATGGTCGACCGAGATGAGAACCACCCAAAACGATGTCCGCCAGCGAGTGCACATTCAAGAGACCCTGGGCCAGGAGCCAGGGAATATAGGCCACCGAAATGAGGATCAGCCACGTGACATAGGGCATCGCGAGAGAGCGGGACCTCTTCGAGACCTCTGTCTTGATGCTGCGGTTCTTCGTCCAGAAATACCCGGTCAGAAAAAAGAAAACCGGTACATGCCACGTGTAGATCACGTCGCGAACGATGACGTTATCTGTCCAAACGTGACCGATAATCACCGCGACTATGCCGAGGATCCGAACGGCGTCTATGCCAGCGTTACGCATTCATTTCTCCCGTTCGCTGCGACCCCACGGGCCGGAGTAGGTTACGTAATCGGGCGATCCAGGCCAAGTGCGCTGGTACGCGACATCGTTCGCTGAGGCAGCCTCGTCTGATTCTGCACCGGAAGCTCAAGAGGTTCCGCAGGGAGAATCATCTCGGGAGGCCCATCTGTGGGCATCACGTATTTGGCAGCGGCGAGCGCGGCTACCGTCCAGAGCAGCATGCCTGCCGCGGTCGGACTACCCACGGAACTGAATGTCTGAACGGTGATGACACCGACCAAGGCGGCAAGACCGGCACCCGGCAGATGCCCCCGACCAAGCCCTCTGAGAGCGACCACCGCTATCACGCCGAAATAGAGAACCGCGATGAGGATTCCGAAGTCGATGGAATACATGAGGATCGCGCTCTCGAAGCTGGTAGCCAAACCGCCGGCGCTTCCGACATCGTATGAGGCCCCCGATCCGCTCCCCCAGAAGATGTAGTCGCGCCAGATCGTCGAGAACAAATCCCAAGCGAAGTTTCGAGCGTTGGACGACCCATTGTCGTCTGCCAGTCTGCTCAGAACGTCGTTGCCCAGACCGCCGAAGAAGAAGGCAAAGACGACGATCAGAGACCCGACAGCGATTGCCATCCGGATCGGAAGCGATGCACCCTTACGAACAAGAAGATAGACGACGGAGATGGAACCGATCAAGAGGCCTGTTCGACTCTGAGAGAGGAGGATACCGGTCATCATTACCACTAGGAGCGCGAGCTGCGGCAAGCCTTTTCGCACGGATGCGATGAGCGGTATACACATAGAGAGGAATAATGCGAGCGTGAGCGGATCGTCCATGGTGCCGAGGGCGCGTAGACCACCGAATGACGCGAACCAATATTTCGTCGAATACTGTTCGACCCAGAACAACGGAGCCCCATTGATCCAACCCGCTGCAGAGATGACGACCTCAACCACCGCCATGGTGAGAAGCACGTTACGAACTGAAAGCAAGCCTTTCGAATTGCCAGCGAAGAACATGCCTAGCTGCACGAAAAAGAGAGCCGGAGCCAGCATGGTGTCGACCATGAGCGAGATTCCGCCGCTGCGGCCTGACACGGCATTGACGAGGAATGCTCCCCCGACCGCGACGAGCACGATCAGGTAGATCAGAGGTCTGCGGCCGATCTCAGCCGCGATCGATTGGGGCCGGGTCAGGAGAGTAACCCCGAACCAGACCAGAACCAACCATGACGCCGGATGCCAGCCGTGGTCCCCGGTGATCAACGTCTGAGCCACATAGGGCATCAAAATGTAGGCGACGATCGTCAACGCGATTCCGAATATCGGGCGCCTGATAGAAGCAAGCGCGACCACCACGCACACCGCGATCCAAATTAGAGTCCCCACAGCAGTACCTTATATCGCAAATCGGTCGGCCACCACCATGAGGCCATGTGCCTCGATCGGGGTACACGGCCTCCCGTAACAAGTTGTTGACATTCGACTGCTACCATCCTGAACGCCCCTCAAAACGCCCGCAAATGAGAGTCGAGTTCCATTCGATGAGAAGGTCTGCAGACAAGACTGTTCGTATCCTGGGATCGCACGGTGTGCCGGCAAACTATGGCGGCTTCGAAACGGCGGCCGAAAACGTCGCCAAGTTTCTCGTCGGGCGAGGCTGGCGTGTCGTCGTCTACTGCCAGTCCGAAGGCACTGGCCCCATCGTCAACGACACGTGGCAGGGTATCGAGAGGGTGACCATTCCGATCGATACCGATGGGTGGCTCGGAACGTCCAGATTTGACTTCATTTCTATTAAGCATGCGATGCGTTTTCGCGACATCAACCTCACTCTCGGTTACAACACGGGGGTCTTCAACATCTGGCAGCGCTTACGCGGAGTACCGAACGTCATCAACATGGACGGCATCGAGTGGTCGAGAGCGCGCTGGGGATTCGTCAAGCAGGCGATCTTGTATGTAAACGAGCGGTTTTCCGCTTTGTACGGCGATCACCTCATCGCCGACCACCCGCTGATCGAAAAGTACTTGTGGACAAGGGCGCCCAAGCGAAAAGTCAGCACCATCACCTACGGCGCCCATGAAATTGTCGACCCGAGCGCCGAAATCGTTCGCGGTTACGGACTGGAGCCGGGCCGCTACGTGACGATGATCGCACGGCCGATTCCCGAGAACAATATTCTCGAGCTCGTCAGAGCTTTCTCAGCGAAACCGCGAGGTGTGAAGCTGGCCGTGCTCGGAAACTTCAAGCGCGATGAAGATCCTTACCATGGTGAGGTTCTCGACGCCGCGAGCAAAGAAGTCGTTTTTCTCGGCGCCATCTTCGAGCCCGACAATGTTCAAGCACTGCGGTACTTCGCACGCGCCTACTTGCACGGACACACCGTCGGCGGCACGAACCCCTCGCTCGTCGAAGCGCTAGCCGCCGGCAACCCCGTCATCGCTCATGACAATGGTTACAACAGATGGGTGGCCGGTGACGCCGCACTCTACTTCAGCTCAGAAGCCGATATCGAGACGCACCTCAGCACCATCTTGTCGAACGCGCAAACGGCGACCGACATGAGCTCGGCGGCGAAGGAGCGGTTCGAGGCAGAGTTCACCTGGGAACGGATCGGCAGTCAGTACGAGGCCCTGCTCGCGCGTTATCTAAAACACCAGTCCTGAATATCGCAACGAACGAAACGGGGAGAAATCGATGATCAGAATCGGAATGGTCGGGCTCGGCAAGATGGGTTTGTCGCATTACTCGATGGTGAATGCACACCCCGACGTCGAAGTGGTCGCGGTGTGCGACTCTTCCGCTTACCTACTCGGCCTGCTCAATCGCTACACCGGGGTCGAAACCTTCAATGACATGAGCAAGATGCTGGCCCAATCGAAGCTCGACGCCGTCATCATCTCGACGCCCTCTGTGCTGCACGCGCAAATGGTCAAAACCGCTCTGGATGCCGGGGTGAATGTCTTCTGCGAAAAACCCTTCAGCCTCGACCCGAGCACGTCGCGAGACCTCACCGAGCTCGCTCGTTCGAAGAAACTTGTTACCCAGGTGGGGTACCACTACCGATTCGTCGGGGCCTTCAAGGAGGTGAAACGCCTCCTCGACAGCGGCGCGATCGGTAAAGTCAGCCACATTCTCGCTGAGGCATACGGCCCCGTCGTCTTGAAGCCGAAGGGTTCGACCTGGCGGAGCAAGAAATCCGAGGGTGGCGGAAGTCTCTACGACTACGCCGCGCATCCCATCGATCTCGTGAACTGGTATCTCGGAGTGCCGTCAGAGGTACGTGGAACGATTCTCGGTCAAGTGTTCTCGAAAGAGACGGATGACGAAGTTTTCAGCACCATGGTGTGGCCCGATCAAACCACAGCACAGCTCTCTGTAAGTTGGTCCGACCCGTCACAGCGCAAAATGTCCACAAAGATCACTGTGTTCGGCAGCAATGGACGCATCACAGCGGATCGTCAGGAGTGCCAGACCTTCCTTACCGACGCGACAGCGGCGCCAGAGGGCTACATCGAGGGCTGGAACGTGCGATACACCACAGACCTGACCGACGAGGTCTACTTCTACGTCAGAGGTGAGGAATACAGCGCTCAGCTCGACGCGTTCGTCAAACGTATCGAAGGCGGAGAGGTCGAGGGCCAGAACAGTTTTGGCAGCGCGACGGGCGCCGACGAGGTATTGGCCATGATGGTCGCCGACGCCAACCGCGACTACACCGGCATCGCGGCCGGCTCCGCGCCACAAGCCGATCGCGGTCTTTTTCGGCGTCGCACCAGAAGCTAATCACCACACTTCAAGAGGAGAGTTCTTATGGATCGGTTGCTTTTCGGCGACAATCAGTTCTTTGGCGTGAACCATATGTCCGAGGAGAAGGCTCGTGCGCAGTCCATGAAGTTCCAGGATCTGAGCGCAGTCATCGACGTGCTCGACGCGGCATACGACGAAGGCATCCACACCTTCATGTGCACAACGCACGATCGGGTCGGCGA
Coding sequences:
- a CDS encoding acyltransferase family protein, which translates into the protein MRNAGIDAVRILGIVAVIIGHVWTDNVIVRDVIYTWHVPVFFFLTGYFWTKNRSIKTEVSKRSRSLAMPYVTWLILISVAYIPWLLAQGLLNVHSLADIVLGGSHLGRPFSAFWFVSALFIVAFVYRLIERLPNWCAWVIALALLALAYIEPHLVAAVPLSGGVAVSALIFVLLGTAFRKSRTQFSRPTVTAVALLAASAALIASGVSRPLDMKQANFGTPVLSVLVAVAISIALVLLGETWIPKLGSRVSQVIISLAGVGMMVVLTHAIVLWVLGTPPSGSVIALILALVVPWTVALIVVRTPLAPWLVGTPSTRKRLTIVEHS
- a CDS encoding O-antigen ligase family protein, giving the protein MTIVAYILMPYVAQTLITGDHGWHPASWLVLVWFGVTLLTRPQSIAAEIGRRPLIYLIVLVAVGGAFLVNAVSGRSGGISLMVDTMLAPALFFVQLGMFFAGNSKGLLSVRNVLLTMAVVEVVISAAGWINGAPLFWVEQYSTKYWFASFGGLRALGTMDDPLTLALFLSMCIPLIASVRKGLPQLALLVVMMTGILLSQSRTGLLIGSISVVYLLVRKGASLPIRMAIAVGSLIVVFAFFFGGLGNDVLSRLADDNGSSNARNFAWDLFSTIWRDYIFWGSGSGASYDVGSAGGLATSFESAILMYSIDFGILIAVLYFGVIAVVALRGLGRGHLPGAGLAALVGVITVQTFSSVGSPTAAGMLLWTVAALAAAKYVMPTDGPPEMILPAEPLELPVQNQTRLPQRTMSRTSALGLDRPIT
- a CDS encoding DUF1972 domain-containing protein → MLTFDCYHPERPSKRPQMRVEFHSMRRSADKTVRILGSHGVPANYGGFETAAENVAKFLVGRGWRVVVYCQSEGTGPIVNDTWQGIERVTIPIDTDGWLGTSRFDFISIKHAMRFRDINLTLGYNTGVFNIWQRLRGVPNVINMDGIEWSRARWGFVKQAILYVNERFSALYGDHLIADHPLIEKYLWTRAPKRKVSTITYGAHEIVDPSAEIVRGYGLEPGRYVTMIARPIPENNILELVRAFSAKPRGVKLAVLGNFKRDEDPYHGEVLDAASKEVVFLGAIFEPDNVQALRYFARAYLHGHTVGGTNPSLVEALAAGNPVIAHDNGYNRWVAGDAALYFSSEADIETHLSTILSNAQTATDMSSAAKERFEAEFTWERIGSQYEALLARYLKHQS
- a CDS encoding Gfo/Idh/MocA family protein, whose product is MIRIGMVGLGKMGLSHYSMVNAHPDVEVVAVCDSSAYLLGLLNRYTGVETFNDMSKMLAQSKLDAVIISTPSVLHAQMVKTALDAGVNVFCEKPFSLDPSTSRDLTELARSKKLVTQVGYHYRFVGAFKEVKRLLDSGAIGKVSHILAEAYGPVVLKPKGSTWRSKKSEGGGSLYDYAAHPIDLVNWYLGVPSEVRGTILGQVFSKETDDEVFSTMVWPDQTTAQLSVSWSDPSQRKMSTKITVFGSNGRITADRQECQTFLTDATAAPEGYIEGWNVRYTTDLTDEVYFYVRGEEYSAQLDAFVKRIEGGEVEGQNSFGSATGADEVLAMMVADANRDYTGIAAGSAPQADRGLFRRRTRS